The following proteins come from a genomic window of Myroides odoratus DSM 2801:
- a CDS encoding universal stress protein yields the protein MKKILFPTDFSETANNALIYALKMADSQKATLFVLHAYEMPVISATANPVMVQDVYKSIELSNFENFKDQVPFIRDIAKENNLDHVPMHFILEEGFLNTILKKRVEEEEIDLVVMGTNGNSGWDRKLLGSNTVNAINSLKAPVLSVPHDAVFNGINSIAFSTLFAASDKIVLDKLVKIAKGYDATIKCIHVIEDVEKVNREVVESWLEYYDGHPITFTLVEGKDVEKEIFTFLDKENIDLLVSVKRNRSFLEKLFTSSMTKKLSYHTHVPIIAFHEE from the coding sequence ATGAAAAAAATACTTTTTCCAACGGACTTTTCAGAGACAGCAAATAACGCTTTAATATACGCGCTAAAAATGGCAGACAGTCAAAAAGCAACCCTTTTTGTACTACATGCTTATGAGATGCCTGTAATTTCTGCAACAGCGAATCCTGTGATGGTCCAAGACGTGTATAAATCAATCGAATTAAGCAATTTCGAAAATTTTAAAGATCAAGTGCCTTTCATTCGCGATATCGCCAAAGAAAATAACTTAGATCACGTGCCGATGCATTTTATTCTTGAAGAAGGCTTCTTGAATACCATTTTGAAGAAAAGAGTAGAAGAAGAAGAAATCGACTTAGTAGTAATGGGAACCAATGGAAATTCAGGATGGGACAGAAAATTGCTAGGATCTAATACAGTGAATGCGATTAACTCTTTAAAAGCTCCTGTATTAAGCGTACCTCACGATGCGGTTTTCAACGGAATCAATTCGATTGCATTCTCAACTTTATTTGCTGCGAGCGATAAAATTGTATTGGACAAATTGGTAAAGATTGCCAAAGGATATGACGCTACTATCAAGTGTATTCATGTAATTGAAGATGTGGAGAAAGTAAATCGCGAAGTAGTAGAAAGTTGGTTAGAATATTACGATGGACATCCAATTACCTTCACCTTAGTAGAAGGAAAAGACGTAGAAAAAGAAATCTTTACGTTCTTGGATAAAGAAAATATTGATTTACTTGTATCTGTGAAGCGCAATAGAAGTTTCTTAGAAAAACTGTTCACTTCCAGTATGACCAAAAAATTAAGCTATCATACCCATGTGCCAATCATAGCATTCCATGAGGAATAG
- a CDS encoding toll/interleukin-1 receptor domain-containing protein, with protein sequence MALNRYGTRNKILYSGVKCIFISHQQKDKDAAKIIADYFIDSGIDVYFDAYDNDLKIHHQSNNAKAVTDSIKKGINNSSHMIVLVSPNTLHSNWVPFEIGYGHDKTDLYVLCLKGIDKGGLPEYVRSATIIRDIYDINEFISNNIDEKMVQLFESQKTFNYRNATNPLLTVMDSLITENY encoded by the coding sequence ATGGCTTTAAACCGATATGGCACTAGAAACAAGATTTTGTATTCTGGAGTAAAATGCATATTTATATCTCACCAACAAAAAGACAAAGATGCAGCAAAGATAATTGCAGATTATTTTATAGATTCAGGAATAGATGTTTATTTCGATGCCTATGATAACGACTTAAAGATTCATCATCAGTCTAATAATGCTAAAGCTGTTACTGATTCTATTAAAAAAGGAATAAATAATAGCTCACATATGATAGTATTAGTTTCACCAAATACGTTACATTCTAATTGGGTACCTTTTGAAATAGGCTACGGACATGATAAAACAGATTTGTATGTTTTATGCTTAAAAGGAATTGATAAAGGCGGATTACCTGAGTATGTAAGATCTGCTACTATTATTAGAGATATTTATGATATTAATGAATTTATTTCAAATAATATAGATGAAAAGATGGTGCAACTTTTTGAAAGTCAAAAAACATTTAATTATAGAAATGCTACTAATCCATTATTAACTGTAATGGATAGTTTAATTACTGAAAATTATTAA
- a CDS encoding TIR domain-containing protein: MKNVFISHHHKDDDAVTNFTKLLSGKDYGIRNSSIRANPKNQDRLNKKQIPEQTLKRLLRMKMRWAGTVIVLIGSQTHTRKWVNWEIEQAAKLGKRIIGVFMHGGKDSDIPENLEKFGDGLIGWNSEKIIDAIEGKDVGWCNSNGTPRTPVNHVNRISCQ, translated from the coding sequence GTGAAAAATGTTTTTATTAGTCACCATCATAAAGATGATGATGCAGTTACGAACTTTACAAAACTTTTATCAGGGAAAGACTATGGTATTCGAAATAGTTCTATAAGAGCTAATCCTAAAAATCAAGATAGATTAAATAAAAAACAAATACCTGAGCAAACGTTAAAGAGGCTATTACGGATGAAAATGCGTTGGGCAGGTACTGTAATTGTTTTAATTGGATCTCAAACTCATACTAGAAAGTGGGTAAATTGGGAAATCGAACAAGCTGCTAAGTTAGGTAAAAGAATTATAGGTGTGTTCATGCATGGAGGGAAAGACTCAGATATTCCTGAAAATTTGGAGAAATTCGGAGATGGTTTAATTGGCTGGAACTCTGAAAAAATAATAGACGCCATAGAAGGAAAAGATGTAGGGTGGTGTAACTCAAATGGAACTCCCAGAACACCTGTAAATCATGTTAATAGAATTAGCTGTCAATAA
- a CDS encoding HdeD family acid-resistance protein, producing the protein MSSIILNRIKQNVKHWYLPVILGVVFIIAGIFIMMTPVASYLSLALLFSWLFFFSGIAEIAFALSNRKQLDGWGWILFSGIVDVVLGLILLSKPAITLQVLPIYVGCVLLFRSVRSLSMAVELNNYGVKGISSMVLFGILGLLFAIFMMTNLEAGAFTIVYWTAFSIMTLGLFSILYGMKLKKLKNRGAKISDELTKKWEAVQDEIRKAMDKE; encoded by the coding sequence ATGAGTAGTATTATTTTAAATCGCATCAAGCAAAATGTGAAACATTGGTATCTTCCCGTAATTCTAGGAGTCGTATTCATTATTGCTGGAATCTTCATCATGATGACACCAGTTGCATCGTATTTGTCACTAGCCTTATTGTTTAGCTGGCTTTTCTTCTTTTCGGGAATTGCTGAAATCGCCTTTGCCTTAAGCAATAGAAAGCAATTGGATGGCTGGGGATGGATTCTCTTTTCCGGAATTGTCGATGTAGTATTAGGTTTAATTTTATTGAGTAAACCTGCTATTACCTTACAGGTTTTACCAATCTATGTCGGATGTGTTTTATTATTCCGTTCTGTGCGTAGTTTGAGTATGGCTGTAGAATTAAATAATTATGGTGTAAAGGGAATTTCCTCTATGGTACTCTTCGGAATATTAGGTTTACTATTTGCTATTTTCATGATGACTAATTTAGAAGCAGGGGCATTTACCATTGTGTATTGGACAGCCTTCTCTATTATGACCTTAGGTTTATTTAGTATCCTCTATGGTATGAAGCTTAAAAAGTTGAAGAATAGAGGAGCGAAAATCAGTGATGAACTAACCAAGAAATGGGAAGCTGTTCAAGATGAAATTCGAAAAGCAATGGACAAAGAGTAA
- the galE gene encoding UDP-glucose 4-epimerase GalE, with protein sequence MKILVTGGLGFIGSHTVVALQQKGYEVVIIDDLSNAAVEVVDGIKNITGHAPLFEKIDLRDKSSVFQFFDTHQDIEGVIHFAASKAVGESMKEPLAYYENNFFSLINVLSAMKQKGLDKIIFSSSCTVYGQGEVMPITEEESIKTALSPYGNTKQVGEEIIVDLAKVYPLQAVLLRYFNPIGAHESGFIGESPVGVPYNLIPYITQTAVGIRPYLSIYGDDYDTADGTCVRDYIHVVDLADAHVRAMEYLLKKENTAQVEAFNVGNGQGYSVLELVHSFERVSGIKINYKIVERRPGDIDKAWANTDKIERVLGWKPTKNLDDMLASAWNWERKSRNY encoded by the coding sequence ATGAAAATACTAGTAACAGGTGGGCTAGGATTTATAGGATCTCATACCGTTGTAGCTTTACAGCAAAAAGGCTATGAGGTAGTCATTATTGATGATTTATCCAATGCAGCTGTAGAAGTTGTAGATGGAATTAAAAATATCACAGGACATGCACCGCTATTCGAAAAAATAGATTTGCGTGATAAATCAAGTGTTTTTCAATTTTTTGATACGCATCAAGATATTGAGGGAGTCATTCACTTTGCTGCTTCGAAAGCGGTTGGAGAGAGCATGAAAGAGCCTTTAGCGTATTATGAAAATAATTTCTTCTCCTTAATTAATGTGCTATCGGCCATGAAACAGAAAGGGTTGGATAAAATAATATTTAGCTCTTCTTGTACTGTCTATGGACAGGGGGAGGTGATGCCGATTACAGAAGAAGAATCGATTAAAACGGCACTTTCTCCTTATGGAAATACCAAACAAGTAGGAGAGGAGATTATCGTAGATTTAGCTAAAGTTTATCCTTTACAAGCAGTTTTATTGCGTTATTTCAATCCCATTGGAGCACACGAATCGGGATTCATCGGTGAATCTCCAGTAGGTGTACCGTATAATCTGATTCCTTATATTACACAGACAGCAGTGGGGATTCGTCCTTATTTATCTATTTATGGAGACGATTATGATACTGCTGATGGAACTTGTGTGCGTGACTATATTCATGTAGTCGATTTAGCAGATGCTCATGTACGTGCTATGGAATATTTATTGAAAAAGGAAAATACAGCACAAGTAGAAGCGTTTAATGTAGGAAATGGTCAGGGATATTCTGTCCTCGAATTGGTACATTCATTTGAACGCGTAAGTGGAATCAAAATTAATTATAAGATTGTAGAGCGCCGTCCTGGCGATATAGATAAAGCATGGGCAAATACAGATAAAATTGAGCGTGTATTAGGTTGGAAACCGACAAAAAACTTAGATGATATGTTAGCCAGTGCTTGGAACTGGGAACGAAAATCAAGAAATTACTAA
- a CDS encoding phosphoethanolamine transferase — protein sequence MTWTKKRKELYLFIGLFLLVFLPNILYFIRYTMLEFRLFLNNVVLLCIILACWNIPKIGKYLGALLLALFVGNNGLTIMSFLLYKESFNVALAYNFLTTNKAEALEALLTFKLTIVLIFVYYAALLYGMYRLAQYKLKTKYVLLLAVVLLIYPIGFKSYSFYQKDKILTGESMGWMAKYNMLTNTPLYNIASFYEANRFIKELADIKKQHMVYPPFTVEDTDLETIVVVLGESARKDALGIYGSSLETTPLLKKRLANVLIYDQAVAPSSFTNTALTFMLSKGVPVEKKDFKLEALNDNIIGLANSTKQWETYWLSNQDEIGIYENLYSIITKDAKHKQHIKEKSHDEVVLPMLEQILQDSTKKRLVFIHLKGSHMKVSERYPETFEHFKGDDRPLINAYYNSILYTDYVLDEIIKKVNHQKSMVLYVSDHGQTQRKDKFVHGFTKKGLEVPFVIWHSDSVNEQYKVVGRDQTPISTTNLYTIISDLMGVKGLEPKDPNTNLKVLSPSFNITRYEEVESDE from the coding sequence ATGACATGGACTAAAAAAAGAAAAGAACTGTATCTTTTCATCGGCTTATTTTTATTAGTTTTCTTACCTAATATCTTGTACTTTATACGTTATACGATGTTGGAGTTTAGGCTCTTCTTAAACAACGTAGTGTTATTGTGTATCATTCTCGCTTGTTGGAATATACCTAAAATAGGAAAATATCTAGGAGCCTTGTTGTTGGCGTTATTTGTAGGAAATAATGGCTTAACGATTATGAGCTTTCTGCTATACAAAGAATCCTTTAATGTAGCCTTGGCCTATAATTTCTTAACGACGAATAAGGCCGAAGCGTTAGAAGCGTTACTGACATTCAAACTAACAATTGTATTGATATTCGTATATTATGCCGCACTGTTGTACGGAATGTATCGATTAGCTCAGTATAAGCTAAAAACGAAATATGTACTTCTTTTAGCTGTGGTTTTGTTGATCTACCCAATCGGATTTAAATCGTATAGCTTTTATCAAAAAGATAAAATACTAACTGGTGAATCCATGGGATGGATGGCAAAATACAATATGTTAACCAATACTCCACTGTATAATATCGCTTCTTTTTATGAAGCCAATCGTTTTATTAAAGAATTGGCAGATATTAAAAAGCAGCACATGGTATATCCTCCTTTTACAGTTGAAGATACAGATTTAGAGACAATTGTTGTAGTTCTTGGAGAGTCAGCGCGTAAAGATGCATTAGGAATTTATGGTTCCTCACTTGAAACCACACCTTTATTGAAAAAACGATTAGCTAATGTATTGATTTACGATCAAGCAGTCGCACCAAGTTCGTTTACAAATACGGCATTAACCTTCATGTTGTCAAAAGGAGTACCTGTGGAAAAGAAGGATTTTAAACTGGAAGCTTTGAATGATAATATTATCGGTCTTGCAAATAGTACAAAGCAATGGGAAACGTATTGGCTGTCTAATCAAGATGAAATAGGAATCTATGAAAACTTATATAGTATTATAACGAAAGACGCAAAACACAAGCAACACATCAAAGAGAAATCCCATGATGAGGTTGTACTGCCGATGCTGGAACAAATACTACAAGATTCAACAAAAAAACGATTGGTGTTTATTCACCTGAAAGGAAGTCACATGAAGGTAAGTGAACGATACCCGGAAACCTTTGAGCACTTTAAAGGAGATGATCGTCCACTAATCAATGCTTATTACAATAGTATCCTTTATACCGATTATGTGTTAGATGAAATTATTAAAAAGGTAAATCACCAAAAAAGTATGGTACTATATGTCTCGGACCATGGTCAAACACAACGAAAAGATAAATTCGTTCATGGTTTTACGAAAAAAGGATTGGAAGTACCTTTCGTTATTTGGCATAGTGATTCGGTGAATGAACAATATAAAGTTGTAGGTCGAGATCAAACGCCTATCTCCACGACAAACCTATATACAATTATTAGCGATTTAATGGGAGTGAAAGGGTTGGAGCCCAAGGACCCGAATACAAACTTAAAAGTACTTTCTCCCAGCTTCAATATCACTCGATATGAAGAAGTAGAAAGTGATGAATAA
- a CDS encoding glycosyltransferase, translating into MKTNKVPQLAYSSLDTSQNSNKQKRFSLTDYLVLALTFVLLFSSVVILYHFHPYFERMQLKQLEGWGGQLFFGLSMALLAVQVLFLCYIFYQYFRYKPVAPVGDSELPTCTVLVPAYNEGRLVYDTLLSLAQSDYPAEKLEIISFDDGSKDDTWVWMQKAKAVLGSRVEIYQQPRNMGKRHALYRGFKLGQGEVFVTVDSDSIVRQDTLRQLVSPFAHNELCGAVGGNVLVLNTEDGIIPKMLNVSFVFSFEFIRSAQSALNSVLCTPGALAAYRREAVMNCLEQWINQTFMGNPSDIGEDRAMTNMILKQGYHVLFQKNAYVLTDTPNSFKGLYKMFIRWERSNVRENIMMSKFAFKKFRAGSTVGPRILLLNQWLKVILAYPMMLLMLYLILSYPIMFISSALAGILIFSSIQVLFYAKKYNLKDSFWAYTYSIFYTFTLFWITPYAIATANRRGWLTRTLPTK; encoded by the coding sequence ATGAAAACAAACAAAGTCCCCCAGCTTGCGTATTCATCTCTTGATACTTCGCAAAACTCGAATAAGCAGAAACGCTTTAGTCTAACGGATTATTTGGTGTTAGCGCTAACTTTTGTCCTATTATTCAGTAGTGTCGTTATCCTTTATCACTTTCACCCCTACTTTGAACGCATGCAATTAAAGCAATTAGAAGGTTGGGGAGGACAGCTATTCTTTGGACTTAGTATGGCACTTTTGGCTGTACAGGTACTGTTCTTATGCTATATATTTTATCAATATTTCAGATATAAACCAGTTGCACCCGTTGGAGATAGTGAATTACCAACTTGTACAGTGCTTGTTCCGGCCTATAATGAAGGGCGTTTGGTGTACGATACCTTATTGAGCTTGGCTCAGAGTGACTATCCTGCAGAGAAACTAGAGATTATTTCTTTTGACGATGGTAGTAAAGATGACACCTGGGTTTGGATGCAAAAAGCAAAAGCCGTCTTAGGATCTCGTGTTGAAATTTATCAACAACCGCGTAATATGGGGAAAAGACATGCCTTATATCGCGGATTTAAATTGGGGCAAGGCGAAGTATTTGTAACGGTTGATAGTGATTCGATTGTAAGACAAGATACGTTGAGACAATTAGTGAGTCCATTTGCCCATAATGAACTATGTGGAGCTGTTGGAGGTAACGTATTGGTTCTAAATACAGAAGATGGAATTATTCCCAAAATGTTGAATGTAAGTTTTGTCTTTAGTTTTGAATTTATTCGATCGGCTCAAAGTGCGTTAAACAGTGTCTTATGTACACCTGGAGCGCTAGCAGCTTACCGAAGAGAAGCAGTTATGAATTGTTTAGAACAATGGATTAACCAAACGTTTATGGGAAATCCTTCCGATATTGGAGAAGATCGTGCCATGACGAATATGATTCTAAAACAAGGATACCACGTGTTATTTCAAAAGAATGCTTATGTCTTGACTGACACCCCTAATAGTTTCAAAGGGTTATACAAGATGTTCATCCGTTGGGAACGCAGTAATGTGAGGGAAAATATCATGATGAGTAAATTTGCCTTCAAAAAGTTTAGAGCAGGCTCTACTGTTGGACCTCGTATTTTACTCTTGAATCAATGGTTGAAAGTCATTTTAGCTTATCCTATGATGCTCTTGATGTTGTATCTAATCCTTAGCTATCCGATCATGTTTATCAGTAGTGCTTTGGCAGGGATTTTAATCTTCTCGTCTATTCAAGTACTTTTTTACGCGAAAAAATACAACCTAAAAGATTCATTTTGGGCTTATACATATAGTATTTTTTACACCTTTACACTCTTCTGGATTACGCCTTATGCCATTGCTACGGCCAATCGAAGAGGTTGGTTAACCCGAACACTTCCTACTAAATAG
- a CDS encoding Nmad2 family putative nucleotide modification protein — protein MNIFSYKMTRDYGFAPNPFGEYCTLACCKPHLRRKASVGDWIIGTGSVEINLLYHIIFIMKITEKMTFEEYWQDPRFQNKKPVLNGSLKQIHGDNIYNNENNEWVQLDSHHSDYDGKANIKNQKQDLSGKYVLISNTFTYFGKKTWKVPTKYSELCPSNNVIDRDYKTVINKDLALELITKITEDFGCGLIDIPIHWETYKQIKLF, from the coding sequence ATGAATATCTTTTCATACAAAATGACTCGTGATTATGGTTTTGCTCCAAATCCATTTGGGGAGTATTGCACATTAGCATGTTGTAAACCACATTTAAGACGGAAAGCTTCTGTTGGCGATTGGATAATTGGAACTGGTTCAGTTGAAATAAATCTATTATACCATATTATTTTTATAATGAAAATAACTGAAAAAATGACATTTGAAGAGTATTGGCAAGACCCTAGATTCCAAAATAAAAAACCAGTTTTAAATGGAAGCTTAAAACAAATACATGGTGATAATATTTATAATAATGAAAACAATGAATGGGTACAACTAGATTCTCACCATAGTGATTATGATGGAAAAGCTAACATAAAAAATCAAAAACAAGATCTAAGCGGAAAGTACGTCTTAATTTCTAATACATTTACATATTTTGGAAAAAAAACATGGAAAGTACCTACCAAATATTCAGAGTTATGTCCTTCTAATAATGTAATAGATAGAGACTACAAAACAGTTATTAACAAAGACTTAGCGCTTGAATTAATAACTAAAATAACTGAAGACTTTGGTTGTGGTTTAATTGACATCCCAATACATTGGGAAACTTACAAACAAATAAAATTATTCTAA
- the mnmE gene encoding tRNA uridine-5-carboxymethylaminomethyl(34) synthesis GTPase MnmE, translating to MILQDTIVALATPSGAGAIAIIRVSGKDAITLVNGIFKSIKNKDLTKQKTHTLHLGHIVDGERVLDQVLISVFKNPHSYTGEDTIEISCHGSTFIQQQIIQLCLRKGAKMAQPGEFTMRAFLNGKLDLSQAEAVADLIASDNEASHQIAMQQMRGGFSNEIALLREQLLNFASLIELELDFSEEDVEFADRTQFKALIDRIEFVLKRLIDSFAVGNVIKNGIPVAIVGEPNVGKSTLLNALLNEERAIVSDIAGTTRDTIEDELVIDGIGFRFIDTAGIRETKDVVESIGIQKTFEKIEAAQVVIYLIDGGQLTNQSIEQINIELEKLKNKYPLKPLLVVCNKQDLLSAEQIALIQSKIDNLMLMSAKANLGIEELKQTLLGFVNTGALRNNETIVTNTRHYDSLLKALEEIEKVKWGLQTNLSADLMAIDIRQALYFFGEITGQVTNDELLGNIFANFCIGK from the coding sequence ATGATATTACAAGATACTATTGTCGCTTTAGCTACTCCTTCGGGTGCGGGTGCCATTGCCATCATACGGGTATCGGGAAAAGACGCTATTACATTAGTTAACGGCATCTTTAAATCGATCAAAAACAAAGATTTAACGAAACAAAAAACGCATACGCTTCACCTTGGTCATATTGTGGATGGGGAACGTGTACTGGATCAGGTCTTGATTTCAGTATTTAAAAACCCGCATTCTTATACGGGTGAGGACACGATTGAAATTTCGTGCCACGGCTCAACCTTCATCCAACAGCAAATCATTCAGCTCTGCCTTCGAAAGGGGGCTAAAATGGCACAACCGGGTGAGTTTACCATGCGTGCGTTCTTGAATGGCAAATTAGATCTATCTCAAGCGGAAGCGGTGGCGGATTTAATTGCTTCGGATAATGAGGCTAGTCACCAAATTGCCATGCAGCAAATGCGCGGTGGTTTCTCGAATGAAATCGCTTTGTTACGGGAACAACTGCTCAATTTTGCTTCGCTGATTGAATTGGAATTGGACTTCTCTGAGGAGGATGTGGAATTTGCTGATCGCACGCAATTTAAAGCGCTGATTGATCGCATCGAATTTGTCCTGAAACGCTTAATCGATTCTTTCGCGGTTGGAAATGTAATCAAAAATGGTATTCCGGTTGCGATTGTAGGGGAACCTAATGTGGGTAAATCGACTTTATTGAATGCTCTTCTAAATGAGGAACGTGCAATTGTATCGGATATCGCAGGAACTACGCGTGATACGATTGAGGATGAATTGGTCATCGACGGAATCGGTTTCCGATTCATTGATACGGCTGGAATCCGCGAAACGAAAGATGTCGTGGAAAGCATCGGTATTCAAAAGACTTTCGAGAAAATTGAAGCGGCTCAAGTGGTGATCTACTTGATTGACGGAGGGCAGTTAACAAACCAATCGATTGAACAAATCAATATCGAACTGGAGAAATTAAAGAATAAATATCCGCTTAAACCGCTTCTCGTGGTTTGTAATAAGCAAGATTTACTCTCTGCGGAACAAATTGCTTTGATTCAGTCGAAAATTGACAACTTAATGTTGATGTCAGCCAAGGCCAACCTAGGCATTGAGGAACTGAAACAGACGCTACTCGGCTTTGTAAACACAGGGGCGCTACGCAATAATGAAACAATCGTAACGAATACACGCCACTACGACTCACTCCTGAAAGCACTGGAGGAAATCGAAAAGGTGAAATGGGGACTGCAAACGAATCTCTCCGCGGATCTTATGGCTATCGATATTCGCCAGGCACTCTACTTCTTCGGGGAAATTACGGGTCAGGTTACAAATGATGAGTTGCTGGGGAATATTTTTGCTAATTTTTGTATTGGTAAATAA
- a CDS encoding PaaI family thioesterase — protein MKKAIQDLYPENLAHCYGCGKLNPAGHQLKTYVEGENETIAHFTPQPQFTALPESVYGGLIASLLDCHGTGSAAAFICLAENQPLEEPIPVRCVTASLKVDFKAMTPMGVPLVLRGKLRSIEGRKVWVDMTLTANGTLCATGEILAIRLKEE, from the coding sequence ATGAAAAAGGCAATACAGGATTTATATCCAGAAAACTTAGCCCATTGTTATGGATGCGGAAAATTAAACCCAGCGGGACATCAATTGAAAACGTATGTAGAGGGAGAGAATGAAACAATCGCTCATTTTACACCGCAACCTCAATTTACGGCCTTGCCTGAAAGTGTATATGGTGGTTTGATTGCTTCCTTGCTGGATTGCCACGGGACAGGATCAGCCGCCGCTTTTATTTGTTTAGCAGAAAATCAACCGTTGGAAGAACCCATTCCGGTGCGTTGTGTGACGGCCTCACTCAAGGTGGATTTTAAAGCCATGACGCCTATGGGAGTTCCCTTGGTTTTGAGAGGAAAATTGAGAAGTATCGAAGGAAGAAAGGTATGGGTAGACATGACATTGACTGCCAATGGTACGCTTTGTGCTACAGGCGAAATTTTAGCCATTCGATTAAAAGAAGAATAA
- a CDS encoding TetR/AcrR family transcriptional regulator: protein MKKNKKTTIQDTDQAAEPVKVRKVSSGPIRDKARTMNKMIAAVGKVLQKKGYTGLTAPNIAKAAGVDKKLVWTYFGGIDNLVEEYINQKDKDFFKSTAKSGIDDLLQDPDKLTQDHINQLLQNQFETLLTNRALQRIIHWEVGESNEILRKIADKREEIGEELFSKTIPYFEHSDVDVRARFAIVISGIYYLTLHAKNNGSKFCGIDINTEDGKQRISDIIQELIFDAYDKVK from the coding sequence ATGAAGAAGAACAAAAAAACAACAATACAAGACACGGATCAAGCCGCTGAACCGGTCAAAGTCAGAAAAGTATCTTCTGGACCTATACGCGATAAAGCACGCACCATGAACAAAATGATTGCGGCGGTAGGAAAAGTATTACAAAAAAAGGGTTATACAGGACTTACTGCGCCGAATATTGCTAAAGCTGCTGGTGTGGATAAAAAATTAGTATGGACCTACTTTGGAGGGATTGACAACTTAGTAGAAGAGTACATCAATCAGAAAGACAAAGACTTCTTTAAAAGCACGGCAAAATCTGGTATTGATGACTTATTGCAAGACCCTGATAAGTTGACGCAAGATCACATCAATCAGCTCCTTCAAAATCAATTTGAGACCTTATTGACCAATCGAGCGCTTCAGCGCATTATACATTGGGAGGTAGGAGAAAGCAACGAAATTTTGCGTAAAATAGCAGATAAACGAGAAGAGATCGGCGAGGAATTGTTTTCAAAAACAATCCCCTATTTCGAGCATTCAGATGTAGATGTTCGCGCTCGATTTGCTATCGTCATCAGTGGTATTTACTATTTGACTTTACACGCTAAAAATAACGGTAGTAAATTCTGTGGAATTGATATCAATACAGAGGACGGTAAACAACGCATCTCAGACATCATTCAGGAATTAATTTTTGATGCCTACGACAAAGTAAAATAA
- a CDS encoding DUF4199 domain-containing protein — MKNISIELKWGVIFSIVGLLWMVLEKVGGLHDQYIDYHLYLTNLFAIPAIVVMVLALKDKKKNFYDGDMNYGEGMLSGVVLSLIIAILSPLTQWITSYIITPGFFPTVIKRSVELGFYANEADAASYFNYGNYARQGFLMTLMMGVITTAIVMIFIKTRTPKR; from the coding sequence ATGAAAAATATTAGTATCGAACTAAAATGGGGGGTTATTTTTTCTATTGTGGGATTACTGTGGATGGTCCTTGAAAAAGTAGGTGGATTACACGACCAATATATTGATTATCATTTATACCTAACAAATTTATTTGCTATTCCTGCTATTGTAGTTATGGTACTTGCCTTAAAGGATAAGAAAAAAAACTTCTATGATGGAGATATGAATTACGGAGAAGGAATGCTATCTGGGGTAGTGCTTTCTTTAATTATTGCGATATTAAGTCCTTTGACACAGTGGATTACAAGCTATATCATTACACCAGGTTTTTTCCCAACTGTTATTAAGCGGTCAGTTGAATTGGGTTTCTATGCAAATGAAGCGGATGCAGCTAGTTATTTTAACTATGGGAATTATGCCAGACAAGGATTTTTGATGACTTTGATGATGGGCGTAATTACAACTGCTATTGTGATGATTTTTATTAAAACAAGAACCCCTAAACGCTAA